One Clavibacter zhangzhiyongii genomic region harbors:
- a CDS encoding glutamate synthase subunit beta: protein MADPKGFLKVTERELPKRRPVSVRLMDWKEVYEQQERGELVRQAGRCMDCGIPFCHQGCPLGNLIPEWNDLTWRGEGRQAIERLHATNNFPEFTGRLCPAPCESSCVLGINQPPVTIKQVEVSIIDDAFQKGWVEPHPPERLTGKTVAVVGSGPAGLAAAQQLTRAGHTVAVFERDDRIGGLMRYGIPDFKMEKRHLEARLAQMTAEGTRFRAGVDIGKDISWSDLRLRYDAVVVCTGALVPRDLDIPGRDVDGIHFAMDYLRQSNHATAGDQVPEQIHAEGKHVVVLGGGDTGADCIGTAHRQKAASVTNLAIGQQPPSERRPDQPWPTYPTLFEVSSAHEEGGERHYLASTVEFLKDDDGHVRAVRVAETEFRDGRRVPKSGTEREIPADLVLLALGFTGPEKDALESQLAVPFDERGNVARGEDYQTDQAGVFVAGDAGRGQSLIVWAIAEGRSAASAVDRYLEGDTELPFPVRPTDRALSI from the coding sequence GTGGCTGACCCCAAGGGCTTCCTCAAGGTGACGGAGCGCGAGCTCCCCAAGCGCCGACCCGTCTCGGTCCGGCTCATGGACTGGAAGGAGGTGTACGAGCAGCAGGAGCGCGGCGAGCTCGTCCGCCAGGCCGGCCGGTGCATGGACTGCGGCATCCCATTCTGCCACCAGGGCTGCCCGCTCGGCAACCTCATCCCGGAGTGGAACGACCTCACCTGGCGCGGCGAGGGCCGACAGGCCATCGAGCGCCTGCACGCGACGAACAACTTCCCGGAGTTCACGGGCCGGCTCTGCCCCGCGCCGTGCGAGAGCTCGTGCGTGCTCGGCATCAACCAGCCGCCCGTCACGATCAAGCAGGTCGAGGTGTCGATCATCGACGACGCCTTCCAGAAGGGCTGGGTCGAGCCGCACCCGCCCGAGCGCCTCACGGGCAAGACCGTGGCGGTCGTGGGATCCGGCCCCGCCGGGCTCGCCGCCGCCCAGCAGCTCACGCGCGCCGGGCACACGGTCGCGGTGTTCGAGCGCGACGACCGCATCGGCGGGCTCATGCGCTACGGCATCCCGGACTTCAAGATGGAGAAGCGCCACCTCGAGGCCCGTCTCGCGCAGATGACCGCCGAGGGCACCCGCTTCCGCGCGGGCGTCGACATCGGGAAGGACATCTCCTGGTCCGACCTGCGCCTGCGCTACGACGCCGTCGTGGTCTGCACGGGCGCGCTCGTGCCCCGCGACCTCGACATCCCGGGCCGCGACGTCGACGGCATCCACTTCGCCATGGACTACCTGCGTCAGTCCAACCACGCCACGGCGGGCGACCAGGTGCCCGAGCAGATCCACGCGGAGGGCAAGCACGTCGTCGTCCTCGGCGGCGGCGACACCGGCGCGGACTGCATCGGCACGGCCCACCGCCAGAAGGCGGCCTCGGTCACGAACCTCGCCATCGGCCAGCAGCCGCCGTCGGAGCGCCGCCCCGACCAGCCGTGGCCGACGTACCCGACCCTCTTCGAGGTGTCGAGCGCGCACGAGGAGGGCGGCGAGCGCCACTACCTCGCCTCCACGGTCGAGTTCCTGAAGGACGACGACGGGCACGTCCGCGCCGTCCGGGTCGCCGAGACGGAGTTCCGCGACGGCCGCCGCGTGCCGAAGTCGGGCACCGAGCGGGAGATCCCGGCCGACCTCGTGCTCCTCGCGCTCGGCTTCACGGGCCCCGAGAAGGACGCGCTCGAGTCGCAGCTGGCGGTCCCTTTCGACGAGCGCGGCAACGTCGCGCGCGGCGAGGACTACCAGACCGACCAGGCCGGCGTGTTCGTCGCGGGCGACGCGGGCCGCGGCCAGTCGCTCATCGTGTGGGCCATCGCCGAGGGGCGTTCAGCGGCGTCCGCCGTCGACCGGTACCTTGAGGGGGACACGGAGCTCCCGTTCCCGGTCCGTCCCACGGACCGCGCTCTCTCCATCTGA
- the lgt gene encoding prolipoprotein diacylglyceryl transferase, producing MSIPSPDPSDTRFDVTAWLQGLGIDLPLTFVIHAYAVCILIGILIAAYLTNRRLVARGVESGTVIDFTLCALVLGIIGARAFHVLTHPGDYFYEGANPWRVLFVWEGGIAIFGALIGGAVGVWLGSKWTGVRFWTFADALAPGLLLAQAAGRMGNYFNQELFGTPTTLPWGLEVDPTNAAFPAGLPAGTLFHPTFLYEIVWNVAGALLIMLLGRAVRLQWGRGLAVYLMWYGLGRMVFESIRIDPSEIILGIRTNVWAAFLAVAIGLILFLVQTRRHVGSEPSPYLPGRTPDDVSRRAKAGRDGEVASVYTDSDFTDGDADRASTGSDSHALPATSGRGA from the coding sequence ATGAGCATCCCCAGCCCGGATCCGTCCGACACCCGCTTCGACGTCACGGCGTGGCTCCAGGGCCTCGGCATCGACCTCCCGCTCACCTTCGTCATCCACGCGTACGCCGTCTGCATCCTCATCGGCATCCTCATCGCGGCGTACCTCACCAACCGCCGTCTGGTCGCCCGCGGCGTCGAGTCCGGCACGGTCATCGACTTCACGCTGTGCGCGCTGGTCCTCGGCATCATCGGGGCCCGCGCGTTCCACGTGCTCACCCACCCGGGCGACTACTTCTACGAGGGCGCGAACCCGTGGCGCGTGCTCTTCGTCTGGGAGGGCGGCATCGCCATCTTCGGCGCGCTCATCGGCGGCGCCGTCGGCGTGTGGCTCGGCTCCAAGTGGACCGGCGTGCGCTTCTGGACCTTCGCCGACGCGCTCGCCCCCGGCCTCCTGCTCGCGCAGGCCGCCGGCCGCATGGGCAACTACTTCAACCAGGAGCTGTTCGGCACGCCGACGACGCTGCCCTGGGGCCTCGAGGTCGACCCGACGAACGCCGCCTTCCCGGCCGGCCTCCCCGCCGGCACCCTGTTCCACCCCACGTTCCTCTACGAGATCGTCTGGAACGTCGCGGGGGCGCTGCTCATCATGCTGCTGGGCCGCGCGGTGCGCCTGCAGTGGGGTCGCGGCCTCGCCGTCTACCTCATGTGGTACGGACTCGGCCGCATGGTCTTCGAGTCGATCCGCATCGACCCGAGCGAGATCATCCTCGGCATCCGCACGAACGTGTGGGCCGCCTTCCTCGCGGTCGCGATCGGCCTGATCCTCTTCCTCGTCCAGACCCGCCGCCACGTCGGCAGCGAGCCGAGCCCGTACCTCCCCGGCCGGACCCCGGATGACGTAAGCCGCCGCGCGAAGGCGGGCCGCGACGGCGAGGTAGCATCGGTGTACACGGATTCGGATTTCACCGACGGCGACGCCGATCGGGCATCCACCGGGTCGGACTCCCACGCTCTCCCCGCCACAAGCGGACGCGGCGCCTAG
- a CDS encoding DUF6704 family protein, giving the protein MSTESADTGHGNSPAAWTAVVIALVGFAVGTVAFWFDLAPVVWASAGLVLLGFAIGGIMKKMGYGVDGHRTSPTKAHS; this is encoded by the coding sequence ATGTCCACAGAGTCAGCAGACACCGGTCACGGAAACTCGCCGGCGGCCTGGACGGCTGTCGTCATCGCGCTCGTCGGCTTCGCCGTCGGCACGGTCGCCTTCTGGTTCGACCTCGCGCCCGTCGTGTGGGCCTCCGCGGGCCTGGTCCTCCTCGGGTTCGCCATCGGCGGCATCATGAAGAAGATGGGCTACGGCGTCGACGGACACCGCACCTCGCCCACGAAGGCGCACTCCTAG
- the trpB gene encoding tryptophan synthase subunit beta, translated as MTDLRSATGPYFGDFGGRYVPESLVAALDELSEAWDELKVDPAFIQELQELHRTYTGRPSLITEVPRFAEHAGGARIILKREDLNHTGSHKINNVLGQALLTKKIGKKRIIAETGAGQHGVATATAAALFGLDCVIYMGEVDTERQALNVARMRLLGAEVVPVRSGSRTLKDAINDAMRDWVTNVETTNYVFGTVAGPHPFPAMVRDLQKVIGEEAREQVLALTGRLPDAVAACVGGGSNAIGIFHAFLDDADVALYGFEAGGDGADTPRTAATITKGRPGMLHGARSYLLQDEDGQTIDSHSISAGLDYPGVGPEHSWLSDLGRATYRPVTDDQAMSALRLLSRTEGIIPAIESAHALAGALELGKELGPESIILINLSGRGDKDMETAGAYFDLIDAGAEQS; from the coding sequence GTGACCGACCTCCGCAGCGCGACCGGCCCCTACTTCGGCGACTTCGGTGGGCGGTACGTGCCCGAGTCGCTCGTCGCGGCGCTGGACGAGCTGTCGGAGGCGTGGGACGAGCTCAAGGTGGACCCCGCGTTCATCCAGGAGCTCCAGGAGCTCCACCGCACCTACACCGGGCGCCCGTCGCTCATCACCGAGGTGCCGCGGTTCGCCGAGCACGCCGGCGGTGCGCGCATCATCCTCAAGCGCGAGGACCTCAACCACACCGGCTCGCACAAGATCAACAACGTGCTCGGCCAGGCCCTGCTCACGAAGAAGATCGGCAAGAAGCGCATCATCGCCGAGACGGGCGCCGGCCAGCACGGCGTCGCCACCGCCACGGCCGCCGCGCTCTTCGGGCTCGACTGCGTCATCTACATGGGCGAGGTCGACACCGAGCGCCAGGCCCTCAACGTCGCCCGGATGCGCCTGCTCGGCGCCGAGGTCGTGCCGGTGCGCTCCGGCTCGCGCACGCTCAAGGACGCCATCAACGACGCCATGCGCGACTGGGTCACGAACGTCGAGACCACCAACTACGTCTTCGGCACGGTCGCGGGCCCGCACCCGTTCCCGGCCATGGTCCGCGACCTGCAGAAGGTCATCGGCGAGGAGGCGCGCGAGCAGGTCCTCGCGCTCACCGGCCGGCTGCCCGACGCGGTCGCCGCGTGCGTGGGCGGCGGATCCAACGCCATCGGCATCTTCCACGCGTTCCTCGACGACGCCGACGTGGCGCTCTACGGCTTCGAGGCCGGCGGCGACGGCGCGGACACGCCGCGCACCGCCGCAACCATCACGAAGGGCCGCCCGGGCATGCTGCACGGCGCGCGCAGCTACCTCCTGCAGGACGAGGACGGCCAGACCATCGACTCGCACTCCATCTCCGCGGGCCTCGACTACCCGGGCGTCGGTCCGGAGCACTCGTGGCTGTCGGACCTCGGGCGGGCCACCTACCGCCCCGTCACGGACGACCAGGCCATGAGCGCGCTGCGACTCCTCAGCCGCACCGAGGGCATCATCCCGGCCATCGAGTCCGCGCACGCCCTCGCCGGCGCGCTCGAGCTCGGCAAGGAGCTCGGACCCGAGTCGATCATCCTGATCAACCTCAGCGGCCGCGGCGACAAGGACATGGAGACGGCGGGCGCCTACTTCGACCTCATCGACGCCGGGGCGGAGCAGTCGTGA
- the trpA gene encoding tryptophan synthase subunit alpha, producing the protein MSAAHAAAPTGSPVERTIALRREQGSGALVGYLPVGFPDVATSIEAAVALVENGVDVIELGLPYSDPVMDGPVIQRATQTALAQGFRLRDGFDALHAITQRVDAPVLLMTYWNPVVQYGVERFADDIVAAGGAGLITPDLIPDEGADWLAASERTGLDRVFLAAPSSSEARLHQAVERSRGFVYAVSTMGITGARQDVDQAARGLVSRLRDAGSTSACVGIGISTGDQVREVLDYADGAIVGSALVAALADGGVPGVARAAADLARGTALQ; encoded by the coding sequence GTGAGCGCCGCCCACGCCGCCGCGCCCACGGGCAGCCCCGTCGAGCGGACCATCGCCCTCCGCCGCGAGCAGGGATCCGGCGCCCTCGTCGGCTACCTCCCCGTCGGCTTCCCGGACGTCGCCACGAGCATCGAGGCCGCCGTCGCGCTGGTCGAGAACGGCGTCGACGTCATCGAGCTCGGCCTGCCGTACAGCGATCCCGTCATGGACGGGCCCGTCATCCAGCGCGCGACGCAGACCGCGCTCGCGCAGGGCTTCCGCCTCCGCGACGGCTTCGACGCGCTGCACGCCATCACGCAGCGCGTGGACGCGCCGGTGCTCCTGATGACCTACTGGAACCCCGTCGTGCAGTACGGCGTCGAGCGCTTCGCGGACGACATCGTCGCCGCGGGCGGCGCCGGCCTCATCACGCCCGACCTCATCCCGGACGAGGGCGCCGACTGGCTGGCCGCGTCCGAGCGCACGGGCCTCGACCGCGTCTTCCTCGCGGCGCCCTCCTCGAGCGAGGCGCGCCTGCACCAGGCCGTCGAGCGCAGCCGCGGCTTCGTGTACGCGGTGTCGACCATGGGCATCACGGGCGCCCGCCAGGACGTCGACCAGGCCGCCCGCGGCCTCGTGTCGCGCCTGCGGGACGCCGGCTCCACGAGCGCGTGCGTCGGCATCGGCATCTCGACGGGCGACCAGGTGCGCGAGGTCCTCGACTACGCCGACGGCGCCATCGTCGGATCCGCGCTGGTGGCCGCCCTGGCCGACGGCGGGGTGCCCGGCGTCGCCCGCGCCGCGGCGGATCTCGCGCGCGGAACCGCGCTACAGTAG
- the trpC gene encoding indole-3-glycerol phosphate synthase TrpC — MLGDLLAGAIEDAAARRELRSLAEVEAAALARPAALDALSALAPADRVKIIAEVKRSSPSRGALAEIPDPALLASRYETGGASAISVLTEGRRFGGSLQDLEQVRDTVSIPVLRKDFIGEAYQVLEARASGADLVLLIVAALDQPRLVELHALVEELGMTALVETHSADEVSRALDLGAQVVGVNARDLTTFELDRDLFGRLADSIPSGVVRIAESAVKTADDVAHYRRSGADVVLVGEALVTGDPVRTLTEFLETRP; from the coding sequence ATGCTCGGCGACCTGCTCGCCGGGGCCATCGAGGACGCGGCCGCGCGTCGCGAGCTCCGGTCCCTGGCCGAGGTCGAGGCCGCCGCGCTCGCGCGTCCCGCCGCCCTCGACGCCCTGAGCGCCCTCGCGCCCGCCGACCGCGTCAAGATCATCGCGGAGGTCAAGCGCTCGAGCCCCTCGCGCGGCGCCCTCGCCGAGATCCCCGACCCCGCGCTCCTCGCGTCCCGCTACGAGACCGGCGGCGCCAGCGCCATCAGCGTCCTCACCGAGGGCCGCAGGTTCGGCGGCTCGCTGCAGGACCTCGAGCAGGTGCGCGACACGGTCTCCATCCCCGTGCTCCGCAAGGACTTCATCGGCGAGGCGTACCAGGTGCTCGAGGCGCGCGCGTCCGGCGCCGACCTGGTGCTCCTCATCGTCGCGGCCCTCGACCAGCCGAGGCTCGTGGAGCTGCACGCCCTCGTGGAGGAGCTCGGCATGACCGCGCTCGTCGAGACCCACTCGGCGGATGAGGTCTCCCGCGCGCTCGACCTCGGCGCGCAGGTCGTCGGTGTCAACGCCCGCGACCTCACCACCTTCGAGCTCGACCGCGACCTCTTCGGCCGCCTGGCAGACTCCATCCCCTCCGGCGTCGTCCGCATCGCGGAGTCCGCGGTGAAGACCGCCGACGACGTGGCCCACTACCGCCGATCCGGCGCCGACGTCGTGCTCGTGGGCGAGGCCCTCGTCACCGGCGACCCCGTCCGCACCCTCACCGAGTTCCTGGAGACCCGCCCGTGA
- the gltB gene encoding glutamate synthase large subunit, producing MAFSSTSPPGGSFPAKQGLYDPAFEKDACGLAMVATLRGTPGHDIIVNALDALRNLEHRGAIGSDAGTGDGAGIMTQIPDAFLRGVAGFDLPPMGEYAVGMAFLPTDDAEREELQAGIERIAGDERLRVLGWREVPVDATHLGNLARKAMPAFRQLFLTSDAPVDAAERPAGLALDRLAFRLRKRAERELGAYFISLSSRTLVYKGMVTTLQLEPFYPDLSDERFASKLAIVHSRYSTNTFPSWPLAQPLRMMAHNGEINTVAGNRNWMRARQSQLESELLGDLGPLLPIVTPGASDSASFDEVLELLSLSGRSLPHAMMMMVPEAWEKQGDIDPVRRDFYEYHSMVMEPWDGPAALTFTDGTLVGATLDRNGLRPGRYLVTHDGLVVLGSEIGVLEIDPARIARKGRLRPGKMFLVDTEAGRIIEDDEIKSQLAASAPWGEWLRNRIHLADLPEREHIVHTPASVVRRQRTFGYTEEEVRMLLMPMAKVGAEPLGAMGSDTPIAVLSQRPRLLFDYFTQQFAQVTNPPLDSIREEVVTSLRLGLGPQRNLLDAGPEHTKQVVLDFPVIDNDELAKVIHIDHRPGSRTTTIVSGLYRVDDGPLAMQKRIDAMCDEVDRAIEHGAKFIVLSDRDSTRDLAPIPSLLMIAAVHHHLIRKQTRMNVGIVVEAGDVREVHHIALLIGYGASAVNPYLAMESCEDLVRSGMLTGVSPEKATRNLIKGLGKGVLKIMSKMGISTVSSYAGAQCFEAVGLSQALVDQYFSGTTTRLGGVGIDVIAAENAARHRSAYPTDGAVLSHERLQTGGEYQWRRDGSPHLFNPDTIFRLQHATRMRRYDIFREYTSMVDAQSKDLMTLRGMFQLRTGTRPPVPLDEVEPISDIVKRFSTGAMSYGSISEEAHETLAIAMNRLGAKSNTGEGGENVERLLDPERRSAIKQVASGRFGVTSMYLTHADDIQIKLAQGAKPGEGGQLPPGKVYPWVARTRHATAGVGLISPPPHHDIYSIEDLKQLIFDLKRANPSARIHTKLVSQSGIGAVAAGVAKALSDVILVSGHDGGTGASPVNSLKHAGTPWELGLAETQQTLRLNGMRDRVVVQVDGQMKSGRDVIVGALLGAEEFGFATAPLVVSGCIMMRVCHLDTCPVGVATQNPELRKRFPGKADHVVNFFEFIAQEVREHLAALGYRSLDEIVGRNDLLGVEDAVDHWKASGLDLSPILVGPTFADDEPMKHARSQDHELEDHFDNELIRLSRDALEGGGRVEIDLPVRNTARAVGTMLGHLVTKGHGENGLPTGSIDVTLRGSAGQSFGAFMPSGITLRLVGDSNDYLGKGLSGGDIVVRPDSRAGFPAEENVIAGNVIGYGATQGTMFIRGMVGERFLVRNSGATAVVEAVGDHALEYMTGGLALVLGGTGRNIGAGMSGGTAYVIDLDRDRINTDALATGELQLHPLGSADAEIVLDLLRRHLAETGSTVAERLLADPETSMRRFTKILPRDYAAVLATRQTAVDEGLDPDGDVAWKRILEVTGG from the coding sequence ATGGCGTTCTCCTCCACCTCCCCTCCCGGTGGCTCCTTCCCCGCGAAGCAGGGCCTCTACGACCCGGCGTTCGAGAAGGACGCCTGCGGCCTGGCCATGGTGGCCACCCTCCGCGGCACCCCGGGTCACGACATCATCGTGAACGCGCTCGACGCGCTCCGGAACCTCGAGCACCGCGGGGCCATCGGCTCCGACGCGGGCACCGGCGACGGCGCCGGCATCATGACGCAGATCCCCGACGCGTTCCTCCGCGGCGTCGCCGGGTTCGACCTCCCGCCCATGGGGGAGTACGCCGTCGGCATGGCGTTCCTGCCCACGGACGACGCCGAGCGCGAGGAGCTGCAGGCCGGGATCGAGCGCATCGCCGGCGACGAGCGCCTCCGCGTGCTCGGCTGGCGCGAGGTGCCCGTCGACGCGACCCATCTGGGCAACCTGGCGCGCAAGGCCATGCCCGCGTTCCGTCAGCTCTTCCTCACGTCGGACGCGCCGGTCGACGCGGCGGAGCGGCCCGCGGGCCTCGCCCTCGACCGCCTCGCGTTCCGCCTCCGCAAGCGCGCGGAGCGGGAGCTGGGCGCCTACTTCATCTCGCTGTCGTCGCGCACCCTCGTCTACAAGGGCATGGTCACGACGCTCCAGCTGGAGCCCTTCTACCCCGACCTCTCCGACGAGCGCTTCGCCTCCAAGCTCGCGATCGTGCACTCGCGGTACTCCACGAACACGTTCCCGTCGTGGCCGCTCGCGCAGCCGCTGCGGATGATGGCGCACAACGGCGAGATCAACACGGTCGCGGGCAACCGCAACTGGATGCGCGCCCGGCAGTCCCAGCTCGAGTCCGAGCTCCTCGGCGACCTCGGCCCGCTGCTGCCCATCGTCACGCCGGGCGCGAGCGACTCGGCGTCCTTCGACGAGGTGCTCGAGCTCCTCAGCCTCAGCGGCCGCAGCCTGCCGCACGCCATGATGATGATGGTCCCCGAGGCGTGGGAGAAGCAGGGCGACATCGACCCGGTCCGCCGCGACTTCTACGAGTACCACTCGATGGTCATGGAGCCGTGGGACGGCCCGGCCGCGCTCACGTTCACCGACGGCACCCTCGTCGGCGCGACCCTCGACCGCAACGGCCTGCGCCCCGGGCGCTACCTCGTCACCCACGACGGACTCGTGGTCCTCGGCAGCGAGATCGGCGTGCTCGAGATCGACCCCGCCCGCATCGCGCGCAAGGGCCGGCTGCGCCCCGGCAAGATGTTCCTCGTCGACACCGAGGCCGGCCGCATCATCGAGGACGACGAGATCAAGTCGCAGCTCGCGGCGAGCGCCCCGTGGGGCGAGTGGCTCCGGAACCGCATCCACCTGGCCGACCTGCCCGAGCGCGAGCACATCGTGCACACGCCCGCGTCCGTCGTCCGCCGCCAGCGCACCTTCGGCTACACCGAGGAGGAGGTGCGGATGCTGCTCATGCCCATGGCGAAGGTCGGCGCCGAGCCCCTCGGGGCCATGGGCTCGGACACCCCCATCGCCGTGCTGTCGCAGCGCCCGCGCCTGCTGTTCGACTACTTCACGCAGCAGTTCGCGCAGGTGACCAACCCGCCGCTCGACTCCATCCGCGAGGAGGTCGTCACCAGCCTCCGCCTCGGCCTCGGCCCGCAGCGGAACCTGCTCGACGCCGGACCGGAGCACACCAAGCAGGTCGTGCTCGACTTCCCCGTCATCGACAACGACGAGCTGGCCAAGGTCATCCACATCGACCACCGGCCGGGCAGCCGCACCACGACCATCGTCAGCGGCCTCTACCGCGTCGACGACGGCCCGCTGGCCATGCAGAAGCGCATCGACGCCATGTGCGACGAGGTCGACCGCGCCATCGAGCACGGCGCGAAGTTCATCGTGCTCTCGGACCGCGACTCCACCCGCGACCTGGCGCCGATCCCGTCGCTGCTCATGATCGCGGCCGTCCACCACCACCTCATCCGCAAGCAGACCCGCATGAACGTCGGCATTGTGGTCGAGGCCGGCGACGTGCGCGAGGTGCACCACATCGCGCTCCTCATCGGCTACGGCGCCTCCGCGGTCAACCCGTACCTGGCGATGGAGTCCTGCGAGGACCTCGTGCGCAGCGGCATGCTCACGGGCGTGAGCCCGGAGAAGGCCACGCGGAACCTCATCAAGGGGCTCGGCAAGGGCGTGCTGAAGATCATGTCCAAGATGGGCATCTCCACCGTCTCGTCGTACGCCGGCGCGCAGTGCTTCGAGGCCGTCGGCCTCTCGCAGGCGCTCGTCGACCAGTACTTCTCGGGCACCACCACGCGCCTCGGCGGCGTCGGCATCGACGTCATCGCGGCCGAGAACGCCGCGCGCCACCGCAGCGCGTACCCCACCGACGGCGCCGTGCTCTCGCACGAGCGCCTGCAGACGGGCGGCGAGTACCAGTGGCGCCGCGACGGATCCCCGCACCTGTTCAACCCGGACACCATCTTCCGGCTGCAGCACGCCACGCGCATGCGCCGGTACGACATCTTCCGCGAGTACACGTCCATGGTCGACGCGCAGTCGAAGGACCTCATGACGCTGCGCGGCATGTTCCAGCTGCGGACGGGCACGCGTCCTCCGGTGCCGCTCGACGAGGTGGAGCCCATCAGCGACATCGTGAAGCGCTTCTCCACGGGGGCGATGAGCTACGGCTCCATCTCCGAGGAGGCGCACGAGACGCTCGCCATCGCCATGAACCGGCTCGGGGCGAAGTCGAACACGGGCGAGGGCGGCGAGAACGTGGAGCGCCTGCTCGACCCCGAGCGCCGCAGCGCCATCAAGCAGGTGGCGTCCGGGCGCTTCGGCGTCACGAGCATGTACCTCACGCACGCCGACGACATCCAGATCAAGCTCGCCCAGGGCGCCAAGCCCGGCGAGGGCGGTCAGCTGCCGCCCGGCAAGGTGTACCCGTGGGTGGCGCGCACCCGGCACGCGACCGCGGGCGTCGGCCTCATCTCGCCGCCGCCGCACCACGACATCTACTCGATCGAGGACCTCAAGCAGCTGATCTTCGACCTCAAGCGCGCGAACCCGTCCGCCCGGATCCACACGAAGCTCGTCAGCCAGTCGGGCATCGGCGCGGTCGCCGCGGGCGTCGCGAAGGCGCTGAGCGACGTCATCCTCGTGTCGGGCCACGACGGCGGCACGGGCGCGAGCCCCGTCAACTCGCTCAAGCACGCGGGCACCCCCTGGGAGCTGGGCCTCGCCGAGACGCAGCAGACGCTCCGCCTGAACGGCATGCGCGACCGCGTGGTCGTGCAGGTCGACGGGCAGATGAAGTCCGGCCGCGACGTCATCGTCGGCGCGCTGCTCGGCGCCGAGGAGTTCGGCTTCGCGACGGCGCCGCTCGTCGTCTCCGGCTGCATCATGATGCGCGTCTGCCACCTCGACACCTGCCCCGTGGGCGTCGCGACGCAGAACCCGGAGCTGCGCAAGCGCTTCCCGGGCAAGGCCGACCACGTCGTCAACTTCTTCGAGTTCATCGCGCAGGAGGTGCGCGAGCACCTGGCCGCGCTCGGCTACCGCTCGCTCGACGAGATCGTGGGCCGCAACGACCTGCTCGGCGTCGAGGACGCGGTGGACCACTGGAAGGCGTCGGGCCTCGACCTGTCGCCCATCCTCGTGGGCCCGACCTTCGCCGACGACGAGCCGATGAAGCACGCCCGCTCGCAGGACCACGAGCTCGAGGACCACTTCGACAACGAGCTCATCCGCCTCAGCCGCGACGCGCTCGAGGGCGGCGGCCGCGTCGAGATCGACCTGCCCGTGCGCAACACGGCGCGCGCGGTCGGCACGATGCTCGGCCACCTCGTCACGAAGGGCCACGGCGAGAACGGGCTGCCGACGGGATCCATCGACGTCACGCTCCGTGGCTCGGCCGGGCAGTCCTTCGGCGCGTTCATGCCGTCGGGCATCACGCTGCGCCTCGTCGGCGACAGCAACGACTACCTCGGCAAGGGCCTCTCGGGCGGCGACATCGTCGTGCGCCCGGACTCGCGGGCGGGCTTCCCCGCCGAGGAGAACGTCATCGCCGGCAACGTCATCGGCTACGGCGCGACCCAGGGCACCATGTTCATCCGCGGCATGGTGGGGGAGCGCTTCCTCGTCCGCAACTCGGGCGCGACCGCGGTCGTCGAGGCCGTGGGCGACCACGCGCTGGAGTACATGACGGGCGGGCTCGCGCTCGTGCTCGGCGGCACCGGCCGGAACATCGGCGCGGGAATGTCGGGCGGCACCGCGTACGTGATCGACCTCGACCGCGACCGCATCAACACCGACGCGCTCGCCACCGGCGAGCTCCAGCTGCACCCGCTCGGCAGCGCCGACGCGGAGATCGTGCTCGACCTCCTCCGCCGGCACCTCGCCGAGACCGGCTCGACCGTGGCCGAGCGCCTGCTCGCCGACCCGGAGACCTCCATGAGACGCTTCACCAAGATCCTGCCGCGGGACTACGCGGCCGTCCTCGCCACCCGCCAGACGGCGGTCGACGAGGGCCTCGACCCCGACGGCGACGTCGCCTGGAAGCGCATCCTGGAGGTGACCGGTGGCTGA